The following is a genomic window from Thalassophryne amazonica chromosome 14, fThaAma1.1, whole genome shotgun sequence.
AGAACAGGAGCCAGGTTACCCGCTATCTAGTTCATCAGGCAGAAAAACAGACTTCATGCACGATCAACACAGCAGAACTACTCATCATCACAGATGTCCCAACGCCTCAGATTGTCAGTTGTCCTGTCAAGGAGCAGTGCTGCGGAAAAATGAAGCTACCACAGAATCTGCCTTTCCTGGAGAGCATTCTTCTTTCAGGATCTTTGAggtctttttttttctaaataatgATTGTTGCACATTTATGTCGGTTTTCAGTTATTCTATCATTAAGCAGAATTAGAAAACATTTTTGCTCTTTGCAGGTTGGCTGTGGGGTGGGTAACAGTGTGTTTCCCATTGTTGATTCCATCAAGTGAGTAAATATTTGAGCTATTTTTAAATATGAACTTTTACTGTTTTCCAGTTGCTATCTGTGAAAAATGAAAATTTATGAATAGCACAAAATAGTAACTGTACCCTTTAACCATATTCATCAAGTAAGAATGTATAAAGATTGATGCAAAAGTAATGCAATCCTGATTCAGGACAAATTGCATTTAAGAATTTGCCCTgcaacacgttttttttttttaagaattcctGATAAAATGTTTGAAAGTTTTAGTCTCTAAATGCTAAAAAGAATTACAATTAACCTTTGAATCAAATTATCAACATATTGAACCTGTTTTTCCCGTGATTAAAAGCCAGTATTTAAAGTAACATCCATTGCAATCAGTTAACAAATTTCTGCTATAAAGAGGAAAATCCATAAACTTTGACATGTGCACATTTAGTACAAccctttaaatggactgcatttatatagccagtgcactttacagtgatgcctcaaattcactcacacaccaatgtcagggtgttgccatgcaaagTGCTGACTACATGCTGGGAGCAACATGGGGATGAAGGactttacccaagggcccttagggaTTTTCTGATCTTACGTGGATTTCAACcgaaaggggtggtggccaagcggttagtgcacttggtttcagtgcagaaggtcccTGCTTCAAATCCCCCCACACCCCCAACCCCTGCCAATCTCTTCATCCAATGTAGAGTTCTGTCACGAAGAGCATCTGGCACAAAACATGCCAAATGAACATGGAggttctgctgtggcgaccccgagcgaaaacaagagagcagccgaagggacttactttttacagggatttcaacttcaatttatttcatttcagtttatttcatttatatagcaccagatcacaacaaagttgcctcacggcgcttcacgcaagtaagatataaccttaccaacccccagagcaagcacacaggcaacagtggtaaggaaaaactccctctgatgatttgaggaagaaacctcaagcagaccagactcaaaggggtgaccctctgcttgggccatgctacagacacaatttacaatacaaatatacaggaaattttgggagtccatgctggtgtttagaatgggaggcctgcagaagaagcacccactcccatctctagatggagccgcaccttaaacagagagaaaaaaaaaaaacagaatcaggtggtagaaagacaacaaatacagtataatttgttagcattaagcaacaagaagaacagaagaaatactgaagtgatcaccagccactagccctaaacttcactaaaagacccagactttagataaagttgaggccgcgaggATCCTCTGAACACAAGCCCACTGCTTTAACCACTTTAATCACCTTAGTAATGATATCCAAATCCTGATGGACTGAGTGTCTGTGCAAGTTGCTGGCACCAAGAACTATTTGGGGTATATTGTCTTGCTCAAGGACCCTTTGACAACAGGAGTAGCAGAGAGGAGTACCCAGGGATTGATTTGCCAGCCCCTCATTtaccaacaaaataaataaataatctatgATAGCCGTAGCTAAATTCAGTCAGCTTCGGTGTATCATCATTACAAAACTTTGTACTCCATTCATCTCAATtgcaaaaaaaatacaaaataaaaaaataagcagGTTTAGGTTCACAATGTGGATGCAGAtaattttttgtgtgtgcaaaTGAGATGAATGgagtataatttttttaatatataacagacattttttcaaattatttacctgattttttttttattattattattacagcacAAAACATTGGTCATATTTAACCGTTAATGGTTGTTTTGGTTGTCAGAGAGACAGATGGATTTTTATACTGCTGTGACTTTTCTTCACGGGCCATTCAAGTAGTAAAGGTAAGTAGTTACATaaatatttcatatatatatatacacactcaacaaaaatataaacgcaacacttttggttttgctcccattttgtatgagatgaactcaaaagatctaaaactttttctacatacacaatatcaccatttccctcaaatattgttcacaaaccagtctaaatctgtgatagtgagcacttctcctttgctgagataatccatcccacctcacaggtgtgccatatcaagatgctgattagacaccatgattagtgcacaggtgtgccttagactgcccacaataaaaggccactctgaaaggtgcagttttgtttcatggggggggataccagtcagtatctggtgtgaccacaatttgcctcatgcagtgcaacacatctcctttgcatcatccgtgaagagaacacctctccaacgtgccaaacaccagcgaatgtgagcatttgcccactcaagtcggttacgacgacgaactggagtcaggtcgagaccccaatgaagacgacgagcatgcagatgagcttccctgagacggtttctgacagtttgtgcagaaattctttggttatgcaaaccgattgtttcagcagctgtctgagtggctggtctcagacgatcttggaggtgaacatgctggatgtggaggtcctgggctggtgtggttacacgtggtctgcggttgtgaggctggttggatgtactgccaaattctctgaaacgcctttggagacggcttatggtagagaattgaacattcaatacacgagcaacagctctggttgacattcctgctgtcagcatgccaattgcacgctccctcaaatcttgcgacatctgtggcattgtgctgtgtgataaaactgcacctttcagagtggccttttattgtgggcagtctaaggcacacctgtgcactaatcatggtgtctaatcagcatcttgatatggcacacctgtgagatgggatggattatctcagcaaaggagaagtgctcactatcacagatttagactggtttgtgaacaatatttgagggaaatgatgatattgtgtatgtggaaaaagttttagatctttgagttcatctcatacaaaatgggagcaaaaccaaaagtgttacgtttatatttttgttgagtatatatatatatatatatatatatatatatatatatatagtgacaatAATATTGCACCCACAGTGATGAGGATttcattgtcattgtaatttttaTGTCAGACTATTTTATGTATAGTCTGCTTTACCCCCCGTAGGAGCATCCAGACTACGATCACTCTGTGTGCCATGCGTTTGTGCATGATATTTGTGAGCAGGAGGCTTCCCTTCCTTTTCCTCCTGAGAGCTTGGATGTTATTTTGGCAGTCTTTGTGCTCTCTTCCATTCATCCGCAGAGGTAGGTGAaggtgatgagacaaagatgggGGAGTCTGATATCATTTGTCACCTGTCAGGCCTCTCTCAGAGAGCTGCAGTGCTCCCAACCCACCCTTGCTTTGACTTAGACTCAGACTCAGCTTTATTGCCATTCTAACCATGTAACATGATAGAACGAAACACAGTTTCGCAGGTCTCTCACTTTTGTTTGCGTGAAATTTTAAATGAACGTAAGCTAAGGTAAACATAAAAGTatacaataataaaataacataaaacctGTGTACAATATTGCATGATGTACAGTTGCAGCAACAGCTTAAGGTGGTCAGTGCAGAAATTATCAAGAAAGTGCAGAGTGACGGAGTTCGTGAGCAGGGTGAGCAGTGTGGGTGGGGGTCATGGAGGCTGCAGGTGGCTTTATCCCTGCACCTGGTGGTGTAAATGTCCCCGATGGGTGGTAGGCTACTCCTGATGGTCCTCTGTACAGACTTTACCCCTCCCTGCAGTGCCTCCTTCTCTGCTACAGGTAGCTCCCATACCACACAGGAAGTCAGGGTACTCCCCACCACACAGCTGTAGAAGGACCTGAGGACATCAGCCTCCAGTCCTGCCTTCCTCAACTTTCTTAGGAAATAGAGGGGCTGGTGGCCCTTTTTCCTTATAGCTGTGGTGTTGGTATGCCAGGTGAGGGTGTTGGTCAGCTACACCCAAAGCAGGGGCACCGCCAGGGATTTgggcccatgaaaagaaatcttactgggccaccaccctccatattattttgtcagtattatagttGTATTAGAggcttctctgggcccctgtcaatcatgggcccatagaatccttctccttattctcccctttttggcacccctgaccCCATGGTACTTAACGGAGGGGACCATCTCCACAGCTGCACCAGGAAGCAGAGCAGTAACAGACCTCTGGAAATCCAcaaccatctcctttgtcttttGAACATTAAGGATGAGGTTATTGTCCTCACACCACTGTGGCAGGTCCTCCACCTCCAGCCTTTGCCAAGGCTCTGAGTGAATCTCAATAGCTAAACCCAAATTCTAAATCAGGATACCAGTGGTATGGCATGATTTGCTATATGTAGTTATTTGGTTTGTTTTAACAGCACTAGGGCATAAAACCTAAAAacatataaaacataaaatgtttTAGGTTCCAGTAATTTGCTTTGTTAGTTGGTTTGAGCCATTAATGAATATATTGTATATACCCATAAAAACCTTATGTAGCATTACAGACTTGTAATCCTGTTATGCTTCATTccaaaaattcattttttttttttttttgaaagattgCAAGGAGTCTTGAACCAACTTTGTACATACCTGAAACATGGAGGGATATTTCTGTTCCGCGATTATGGGAGATATGACTGTTCACAACTCAGGTTTAAAAAGGGTGAGTGTTAAGTTTTGACACAgacttattttaagaaaaaaaaattgaattagaTGCATTCTTCTTTTGCAAGCTATCTGATTGCAAGCTTGAATGTCAGAAGCTAATTTTTGACCTTTAAACATCTTTAATCAGGACAGTGCTTATCAGAGAATTTCTATGTACGTGGAGATGGAACCTGTGCCTATTTTTTCACTAAAGGTGGAGTATGTCTTTATCTTTGTGGTTTCCATTTTTTTACATCCAGAGCAAAGAGTTGTTGACCCCCTTTCCTGTTTTACAGAAGAAGTTCATGATTTGTTTTCCAATGCTGGACTGCAGGAAATCCAGAATCTGGAGGATAAACGTCTACAAGTGAACCGAAGAAAGAAACTTGTAATGCATCGGGTGTGGGTGCAGAGCAAGTACAGGAAATTATGACATTACACACTTCCAGAATTGTAACACTGGCCGATGGAAATCTATTTTCTTGTTTTCTACCAGGAGTAGCTGTAGAACAATCAAAACCATGTTCAGTAAATATACAGTACGAAACAACTGGTCAACAACAAATGAGTTGTTAATATGTGGTTGTACAAGAGTAGATGAATAAATGTGCCTACAACTTCTAACAGTACtgttttgtgcatatgcacacaacaaacagtaaaatgttcattcattttctatacccatttattccaattaaggcCCACAGCCCGGgcaagctggagcctatcccagcagtcattgggcgagaggcggggtacaccctggataggacaccagtctgtcacaggactacaatacagagacaaacacattcacaccattttttagagtcaccagttcacctaatctgcatgtctttggctgtgggagggaacatgcaagcttcacacagaaaggaccaggtgggaagtgatcccagagccttctggctgtgaggaaacagtgctaaccactaagccacagtactgcccaacgtaaaaaaaaaaactcacaaaaaGAAACTAAACTAAAACTATAGATGGTAGCTTAGGGGTTTTCCTGAATATTCCTGTCAGTAAACTCTGACGAATTTACTGAAAGGAACCTATGCATCTCTGTAAATTACTAAATAACTAAATTAAGAGATGATTTGGGAAAATTTTTTacattattacactcaacaaaaatataaacgcaacacttttggttttgctcccattttgtatgagatgaactcaaagatctaaaactttttccacatacacaatatcaccatttccctcaaatattgttcacaaaccagtctaaatctgtgatagtgagcacttctcgtttgctgagataatccatcccacctcacaggtgtgccataccaagatgctgattagacaccatgattagtgcacaggtgtgccttagactgtccacaataaaaggccactctgaaaggtgcagttttgttttattgggggggataccagtcagtatctggtgtgaccaccatttgcctcatgcagtgtaacacatctccttcgcatagagttgatcaggttgtcaattgtggcctgtggaatgttggtccactcctcttcaatggctgtgcgaagttgctggatattggcaggaactggtacacgctgtcgtatacgccggtccagagcatcccaaacatgctcaatgggtgacatgtccggtgagtatgccggccatgcaagaactgggacattttcagcttccaagaattgtgtacagatccttgcaacatggggccgtgcattatcctgctgcaacatgaggtgatgttcttggatgtatggcacaacaatgggcctcaggatctcgtcacggtatctctgtgctttcaaaatgccatcaataaaatgcacctgtgttcttcgtccataacagatgcctgcccataccataaccccaccaccaccatgggccactcgatccacaacactgacatcagaaaaccgctcaccacacgacgccacacacgctgtctgccatctgccctggacagtgtgaaccgggattcatccgtgaagagaacacctctccaacgtgccaaacgccagcgaatgtgacaatttgcccactcaagtcggttacgatgacgaactggagtcaggtcgagaccccaatgaggacgacgagcatgcagatgagcttgcctgagatggtttctgacagtttgtgcagaaattctttggttatgcaaaccgattgtttcagcagctgccgagtggctggtctcagaagatcttggaggtgaacatgctggatgtggaggtcctgggctggtgtggttacacgtggtctgcggttgtgaggctggttggatgtactgccaaattctctgaaatgcctctggagacggcttatggtagagaaatgaacattcaatacacaagcaacagctctggttgacattcctgctgtcagcatgccaattgcacgctccctcaaatcttgcgacatctgtggcattgtgctgtgtgataaaactgcacctttcagagtggccttttattgtgggcagtctaaggcacacctgtgcactaatcatggtgtctaatcagcatcttgatatgacacacctgtgaggtgggatggattatctcagcaaacgagaagtgctcactatcacagatttagactggtttgtgaacaatatttgagggaaatggtgatattgtgtatgtggaaaaagttttagatctttgagttaatctcatacaaaatgggagcaaaaccaaaagtgttgtgtttatatttttgttgagtgtagattagaTTGATTTTGGTCCTGTGTGCCTGTCTTTGttcatccgtgtgtgtgtgtgtgtgtgttgtggtgggacaaaaaaaaaaaatactatatcCAATTTGGGCTAAACTTAGTGGAATGACTGAGGTTCAGTCAAGGTCAAAGTTATGTAATttttgtggaaaaataaattaaaagtctGTGGCACAGGCCAAGGTCAAGATTTTGGGTCCAGTGCTTAATTGTAGAGGATATTTGGAATTACTATTCAGAGAAATTGGTTAAAGATACATCTATAGAGCGCATAACACTTATAGGGAaatatcacctttctattggcCACCTGACCTTTGACATTGGGTGATCTTGAAAGGCTAAACTTATTAAGAATGGGTGCCTCAAGGAACTGGTTGAATATACATCTATGGTTActgttaaacactaatatgaacagATATATCACCTTTCTGGTAATCACATGACCACTGACCTCAAGTGACATTGACATGTCAAACCCATTTACAATGGCTACATCAAGGAATTATTTAAAGATACACTTATGATT
Proteins encoded in this region:
- the mettl8 gene encoding mRNA N(3)-methylcytidine methyltransferase METTL8 isoform X1, with the protein product MHKLQSLFTAKLAKILHQLFVRLASSGGRPSAPLGSRILTNPDDIFKHNMWDHVQWTEEEKENACQKAQENSCVQIPLMEQSKFHTKGCQYWDRFYKMHHDKFFKNRKWLFLEFPELLPLGAHGQAMQGCYEEQEPGYPLSSSSGRKTDFMHDQHSRTTHHHRCPNASDCQLSCQGAVLRKNEATTESAFPGEHSSFRIFEVGCGVGNSVFPIVDSIKETDGFLYCCDFSSRAIQVVKEHPDYDHSVCHAFVHDICEQEASLPFPPESLDVILAVFVLSSIHPQRLQGVLNQLCTYLKHGGIFLFRDYGRYDCSQLRFKKGQCLSENFYVRGDGTCAYFFTKEEVHDLFSNAGLQEIQNLEDKRLQVNRRKKLVMHRVWVQSKYRKL
- the mettl8 gene encoding mRNA N(3)-methylcytidine methyltransferase METTL8 isoform X2; protein product: MHKLQSLFTAKLAKILHQLFVRLASSGGRPSAPLGSRILTNPDDIFKHNMWDHVQWTEEEKENACQKAQENSCVQIPLMEQSKFHTKGCQYWDRFYKMHHDKFFKNRKWLFLEFPELLPLGAHGQAMQGCYEEQEPGYPLSSSSGRKTDFMHDQHSRTTHHHRCPNASDCQLSCQGAVLRKNEATTESAFPGEHSSFRIFEVGCGVGNSVFPIVDSIKETDGFLYCCDFSSRAIQVVKEHPDYDHSVCHAFVHDICEQEASLPFPPESLDVILAVFVLSSIHPQRLQGVLNQLCTYLKHGGIFLFRDYGRYDCSQLRFKKGQCLSENFYVRGDGTCAYFFTKEVHDLFSNAGLQEIQNLEDKRLQVNRRKKLVMHRVWVQSKYRKL